In Spirosoma sp. KUDC1026, the sequence CTTCGGCGCGGTCTACATGCTCCGGATGTTCCAGAAAAGTATGTTCGGTCCCGTCTCAACCCGTACCGAATCGTTTGCTGATCTGAGCAGCTCCGAAAGTCTGGTTTTCATTCCGCTGGTGATTATGGTGTTCTGGATCGGTATTTATCCGCATACGTTTCTACGGGTTACAGAACCTGCTGTTGTCAGCCTGATGAAATACATTGGCACGACGGCTGTTTCCATGAAATAAATTCGTTGGCGGTCACCGATTTTCGTCGAATCGGGGACTCTGCCGTAGCACTATAATTATTTAACCGTCCATCTGCTAAGATGCTGTCCATCATTCTGTTATCGGTTTTTGGTATTGCTATGCTGTTTCTGGGTTTCATGAAGTCACGAACCGTGTTGCTGCCAGCTGCGCTTCTTTTCATACTTGTTACACTCGTTGTTAATTTTCTCGATTGGGGTAAGAACTACCTCTATTTCAACGGGATGCTACGTACTGATAACCTGTCAATGGTCTTCACTGCAATTGTGCTGGGGTCGGCGTTTCTGGTAATTGCCCTATCGAACAGCTTTATTGAAGATGAAGAGGCTCAGCCGGCTGAATACTATGCCATCATTCTCTTCTCGCTGGTAGGCGCCATTATGATGATCAGCTACGAAAACCTGATTATGCTGTTTGTCGGTGTTGAGATCCTGTCGGTGGCTATGTACGTACTAACTGGTAGTGATAAACGAAACCTGCGGTCGAACGAAGCTGCGCTGAAGTACTTTCTGATGGGCGCTTTCGCTACCGGCATTATGTTGTTTGGTATGGCGCTGCTGTACGGTGCAACGGGCTCGTTTACATTAGCCGGAATGGCTGCTTACACACCCAATATGCAAATGGGCCTGTCGCTGCTCATCTACGTTGGTCTGCTGTTGCTGTTGATTGGACTGCTGTTTAAAGTATCGGCGGCACCGTTTCACTTCTGGACGCCCGACGTGTACGATGGCGCACCAACCATCTTCACTGCTTTTATGTCGACGGTCGTGAAAACGGCTGGTTTTGCGGCTCTGCTTAAATTATTATCTCTTTCGTTCGATGGTATCTATCCATTCTGGTGGATGATTCTGGCGGTTATTACGGCTATCACGCTGGTGGCAGGCAACGTAACAGCTGTTTATCAGAACAGCTTCAAGCGGATGATGGCCTACTCCAGTATCTCGCACGCGGGCTATCTGCTGATTGGTCTGGCGGCTCTGAGCGCGCTGACCAAACAGGCCATCGTCTTTTACTCGCTGGCCTATTCCGTCGCAACCATCTCGGCGTTTGGAGTATTGCTGCTCGTTGCCAAGCAACGTAATGCCCAGACCATTTCGGGTGAGGGCGTGATGACCGAAAGTTTTGACGCTTTTAATGGCCTGGCCCGGCAGAACCCGTTACTGGGTTTTGCCATGACGGTTTCGATGCTGTCCCTAGCCGGAATTCCACTGACGGCGGGTTTCTGGGGAAAATTCTACGTGTTCTCCAGTGCGGTCGACCGGGGAATGATCTGGCTGCTGGTTGTCGCCGTACTGATGTCGGCCATTGGTATCTATTATTACTTCCGCGTGATTATTGCCATGTACTTCCGTGACGGAGCTACGGAGCCGATTCAGGTAGCGCCTTTTTATCGTTACGTCCTGCTGGCGGCTATCCTGCTGACGGTTGGCCTTGGTCTGGCACCGGGTTTGCTGGAAGGCTTATTCTAAAAGCATATTGAGCCTTGTTTCGACAGTAGCTAAGGCAAGAAGTCTACTTTTGCCTTAGTTAATGCTCAACAGCAATCACCCTTTTATTTGTGCAGAAGTGAATGTGAGAAGTATACCGCCACCAAAGCGCCAGGAAGTCAGGACCTTTCTCACGTATTTTTTAACGGCGCTGCTTGGAGCCTCCATTAATTTTATCAGTCGAATCTTCTATCGAAACTTCTTCGATTTCGATACCAGTGTTTTGTGCGGCTACCTGACTGCTACCATTTTAACCTTTATTCCCACGAAGCGCTACGCTTTTGCCGCAGCCGAAACCGGAAATACAGGCCGGGAAGCCGTTAAATTTTTGCTGATTGCCCTGCTGGCTCTGCTTGTGCAGGTGTACGGTGCCAAATATACCCTTCATTACGTCGCTAATCCGTTACTGCCCAGAACGCCCCAGTTGTGGCGCGAAACAGGCTCGCATGTGGTAGGCATGGGTATGAGTTTCATGGCAAATTACTTCGGCCATAAACTGCTGACGTTCCGCAGTACGGGAGTGTACGATCGGTTCCGACAAAGACGGTAAAGTCAGACCGCGCCGATGCAGTAGTCCGATAAATCGCCTGAAAGCCTTATTTTTATAAGGCTTTTTGATTTCAGGACGTTGACAGACCTTTTTACTCAATATTTTTCCGGACAGTCGACTGTTTACTGCCGTCAGCTGTGGCAACAATACGGGTTTGGTTTTCGGGTAGTACGGCCGCGTCGATCCAAACTCGGAGATTTCAGGGCTTACCCGGATGGACGAACGCAGGTTACGGTCAATGCCGACCTGAACCCGCACGCTTTTCTGATTACGTACGTGCATGAAGTAGCCCATGCAGCTGTTCATCTGGCCTACCGGAAACGGTACCAGCAGAATCGTCTGCTGGGTAAACGCACCCGGCGGCCCCAGCCACACGGAACAGAATGGCAAATAACCTTCAATCAACTCATGCAGCCCCTGCTCACTGAGTCGGTTTTTCCTACTGTCGTTCTCGGCCCGTTGCGGCAATATATGCAGAAACCAGCCGCGACGACATCGGCCAATCCGGTGCTGATGCATGCATTACGCCAGTTCGACGACAGCCCGTTGGAGCCTGTTGATCCCAGCCGGATGTTACTGCGCGATATTCCTGAGGGAGGTTCGTTCCGACTTGGAAAAAAGACCTTTGTGCGGGGTACGTTACGTCGGACCCGCGTCGTTTGTAAAGAGATAACATCCGGTAGTTCTTACGCAATTCTGGCTCATGCATGGGTGGAAAAAAGCAGCCTGTAGCTTATGGCTCATTCTTCTGATTATTAGTTCGTTGCCTGGCTGGTCACAGACGGTAACTAACTCGGTGCTACGTGAGGGTGTCTGGGTGAAAATAGGTGTTACTACGTCTGGCATATACCGACTCGATCAGCCTACGCTTAGTAGCATCAATGCCGCTTTTGCTGGGGCCGACCCACGACAGCTGCGGCTCTACGGAAATGGGGGCGCTATGTTACCTCAGGCCAATGATACTCCCCGTGCCAGCGATCTAACCGAAAATGCCATTCAGGTTACGGGTGAAGCAGACGGCCGGTTTGACGCCGGTGACGCGATTGTATTTTACGGCCAGTCACCCCATACTATTCACTACGATACGCTCAACCGACGGTTTACGCACCAGAAAAACGTCTACTCCGACACCACGTTTTATTTTCTGACGATTGGGGCATCGGCCGGATTGCGGGTCAGCACGCAGGCTGTTAGTACGTTGCTTAAGGGCTCTTCAGCTGACACAGCCGTCATTTCCAGCTTTGAGGATTACCAGTTTCACGAGAAGGATGCTCTCAAGATATCGTATGTTCATTCTGGACGCGAGTGGCTAGGGGAGGACCTGAGCATCGATACGTTGACAGCCATCAACTTTTCTGTGCCCGGTATGGCGGCAGGGGCTACTGTTCGGCTTGGAGCATCAGTTGTGGCGAGGGCTACCGAAACTACGCTGTTCCGGCTGCGATCAAATAGGCAGGAAGTAGGGGTGCTGGATATGGGCGTTATCTCGGGATATGAGTACGACTATCAGGGCGTGGCCCGTACGGATACGTTTGTGACCAAATCGGCTGCTGCCGATGCACTACCGCTGACAGTTGGTTATCAAAAAAATAGATTGACAGCAGCGCAGGGGTATTTGAATTATCTGAGCGTTCAGGTTCGGCGCGAACTGCGTCAATATGGTCAGGCTACCTGTGTGCGTCGATTACCCGCCGGGCAATACGCCGTTCGACAGGCTACGACGGGACTACGGGTATGGGACGTAACCAATCCGCTAATTCCTTCCGTGCAGAGCTATTCACTAACAGCGGGAGAAGCTAGCTGGACTGCCAAGCGTCAGGGCGACTATTTTCTGTTCACCGACGCGCAGATGCAGACGCCTGCTTCTGTAAAGACAATTGCCGTACAAAACGTGCACGGGCAATCGACACCAGACCTGCTCATTGTTGCGCCCGCTGCCTGGCAGGCCCAGGCCGAACGTCTGGCAGCTTACCGGCGGGAGCACGATAAACTGTCGGTTCTGGTTGTGACGACCCAGCAGGTTTTCAATGAATTTGGCTCCGGTCAGGCCGACCCGACGGCGATACGTGATGCCGCCCGTTATTTCTACAATCAATCGCCCGGTAAGCTCCAGTATTTGCTACTCTTCGGTGATGCGACCTATGATTATCGGAATATTGCCGGGATGAATACGGCTACCGATCTGGCGAATATGGTACCAGTGTACGAAAGCCGGGAGTCGCTGCATCCCGTACTTAGTTATTCGTCCGACGATTATTTTGGATTTATGCAGCCCAGCCAGGGCGAGTGGTGGGAAGATTATAGCAACGATCACCGGATGGACATTGGCGTGGGGCGTTTACCGGTCAAATCGATTGACGAAGCAAAAACTGTTGTCGACAAACTGATTCGTTACGGCTCTGATCAAACCCTGCTGGGCGATTGGCAAACGAAGGTAATGGTGGTAGCCGACGATGGCGATTACAATCTTCACCAGCAGGACGCTAATGAACTGGCTAAGCTTATTGAAACCACCGATCCCGCGTATCGGCCGGAACGGATTTTTCTGGACAACTACGTTCAGGAAACGACCAGCCTGGGTCAGCGTGTTCCGGCCGTTAATCAGCTCATCAGTCAGTCAATGGTGGATGGGAGACTGATTATCAACTACAGTGGACATGGGGGCGTATCAACGCTGGCCGATGAGCAGATCGTTACGTTGCAGGATATTCTGAACTGGCGCAACAAACGGCTTCCGCTCCTGGTAACCGCTACCTGTCAGTTTGGCCGGTACGATGATCCGAACGCTAACTCGGGGGCCGAACTGGCGCTGTTAAGCCGACTGGGGGGCGCTATTGCCCTGCTGTCAACCACCAGGCCTGTATATGCTAATTCTAATCTGCTGATCAACAAAGCCTTTTATAAGGCGGTTTTTACGCCTGTTAATGGGACGATGCCGCGTTTGGGGGATGTCATGCGGGTAACCAAGAACGCTAGTCTGAGTGGCCCGCTCAACCGAAATTTTACGCTCCTTGGGGATCCATCCATGCGACTGGCTTATCCGGAAGCCAGCGTAGCGCTGACGAAAGTGAACAGCCACACCCTGGCTGCGGGTCAACTCGATACGCTGCGGGCTCAGCAAACGGTCGAACTAGCGGGCGAAATTCGGCTGGGAACGGAACGAATGACCAGTTTTTCGGGAACGATTCAGCTGAGTCTGTTCGACAAAAAAACGACCCGGACCACGCTCGGTACAGAAGCATCCAGTCCCCGAATGAGCTATGAGGAGTACGCCAACCCCATTTTTACGGGCCGGATAGCCGTTCAGCAGGGGCAGTTTGTGCTGAAGTTCATTATGCCGAAGGACATAAATTACACTGTTGGACAGGCAAAACTACAGAGTTATGCGATTCAATCCGACAGTCTGATGACGGCTATCGGCAGCTACGAAAATCTGCGGATTGGGGGGAGTATAGTCACGGATAGCCTTGATAACCAGCCACCAACGGTAACGATGAACGTGTTAAACGGTACGCGCCAGGGAGAAGAGGTACAGGCGGTGGGGCCAGCGGTTACGCTGCTTGTTGATCTGCAGGACAATCGGGGCATTAATATTGCTAGGTCGGGCTTAGGGCATGAGCTCACGATCCAGCTGGAAGGGCAGTCGCCAGTCATACT encodes:
- a CDS encoding NADH-quinone oxidoreductase subunit N gives rise to the protein MLSIILLSVFGIAMLFLGFMKSRTVLLPAALLFILVTLVVNFLDWGKNYLYFNGMLRTDNLSMVFTAIVLGSAFLVIALSNSFIEDEEAQPAEYYAIILFSLVGAIMMISYENLIMLFVGVEILSVAMYVLTGSDKRNLRSNEAALKYFLMGAFATGIMLFGMALLYGATGSFTLAGMAAYTPNMQMGLSLLIYVGLLLLLIGLLFKVSAAPFHFWTPDVYDGAPTIFTAFMSTVVKTAGFAALLKLLSLSFDGIYPFWWMILAVITAITLVAGNVTAVYQNSFKRMMAYSSISHAGYLLIGLAALSALTKQAIVFYSLAYSVATISAFGVLLLVAKQRNAQTISGEGVMTESFDAFNGLARQNPLLGFAMTVSMLSLAGIPLTAGFWGKFYVFSSAVDRGMIWLLVVAVLMSAIGIYYYFRVIIAMYFRDGATEPIQVAPFYRYVLLAAILLTVGLGLAPGLLEGLF
- a CDS encoding GtrA family protein; this translates as MRSIPPPKRQEVRTFLTYFLTALLGASINFISRIFYRNFFDFDTSVLCGYLTATILTFIPTKRYAFAAAETGNTGREAVKFLLIALLALLVQVYGAKYTLHYVANPLLPRTPQLWRETGSHVVGMGMSFMANYFGHKLLTFRSTGVYDRFRQRR
- the porU gene encoding type IX secretion system sortase PorU, encoding MHGWKKAACSLWLILLIISSLPGWSQTVTNSVLREGVWVKIGVTTSGIYRLDQPTLSSINAAFAGADPRQLRLYGNGGAMLPQANDTPRASDLTENAIQVTGEADGRFDAGDAIVFYGQSPHTIHYDTLNRRFTHQKNVYSDTTFYFLTIGASAGLRVSTQAVSTLLKGSSADTAVISSFEDYQFHEKDALKISYVHSGREWLGEDLSIDTLTAINFSVPGMAAGATVRLGASVVARATETTLFRLRSNRQEVGVLDMGVISGYEYDYQGVARTDTFVTKSAAADALPLTVGYQKNRLTAAQGYLNYLSVQVRRELRQYGQATCVRRLPAGQYAVRQATTGLRVWDVTNPLIPSVQSYSLTAGEASWTAKRQGDYFLFTDAQMQTPASVKTIAVQNVHGQSTPDLLIVAPAAWQAQAERLAAYRREHDKLSVLVVTTQQVFNEFGSGQADPTAIRDAARYFYNQSPGKLQYLLLFGDATYDYRNIAGMNTATDLANMVPVYESRESLHPVLSYSSDDYFGFMQPSQGEWWEDYSNDHRMDIGVGRLPVKSIDEAKTVVDKLIRYGSDQTLLGDWQTKVMVVADDGDYNLHQQDANELAKLIETTDPAYRPERIFLDNYVQETTSLGQRVPAVNQLISQSMVDGRLIINYSGHGGVSTLADEQIVTLQDILNWRNKRLPLLVTATCQFGRYDDPNANSGAELALLSRLGGAIALLSTTRPVYANSNLLINKAFYKAVFTPVNGTMPRLGDVMRVTKNASLSGPLNRNFTLLGDPSMRLAYPEASVALTKVNSHTLAAGQLDTLRAQQTVELAGEIRLGTERMTSFSGTIQLSLFDKKTTRTTLGTEASSPRMSYEEYANPIFTGRIAVQQGQFVLKFIMPKDINYTVGQAKLQSYAIQSDSLMTAIGSYENLRIGGSIVTDSLDNQPPTVTMNVLNGTRQGEEVQAVGPAVTLLVDLQDNRGINIARSGLGHELTIQLEGQSPVILNDLYVATGNDGRQGQVRYTFQNVLPGTYRVRVKAWDINNNSTEAALSIVVSERPRLHVQRLWAMPNPVVTQTTLTADLNRTGEALDWTTSVYDLNGLLVTQQTGQCTDCPAAVEVGSWDGRSSIGSSVPVGTYIMRLQIRSASDGSTATSSGRLLLTR
- a CDS encoding sprT domain-containing protein, coding for MTDLFTQYFSGQSTVYCRQLWQQYGFGFRVVRPRRSKLGDFRAYPDGRTQVTVNADLNPHAFLITYVHEVAHAAVHLAYRKRYQQNRLLGKRTRRPQPHGTEWQITFNQLMQPLLTESVFPTVVLGPLRQYMQKPAATTSANPVLMHALRQFDDSPLEPVDPSRMLLRDIPEGGSFRLGKKTFVRGTLRRTRVVCKEITSGSSYAILAHAWVEKSSL